One part of the Tunicatimonas pelagia genome encodes these proteins:
- a CDS encoding nucleoside deaminase gives MDQTTSGKSDNHFISIAINLAREGMRKNAGGPFGAIVVKNQEIVGYGHNQVTSSHDPTAHAEVVAIRDTCQKLGTFELNGCIIYTSCEPCPMCLGAIYWARIDQVVFAATRHDAAQANFDDEWLYQEIPLVWEERKLDYQQIGQSEAVKLFEEWNAKLDKVRY, from the coding sequence ATGGATCAAACTACCTCTGGAAAGAGCGATAATCACTTCATTTCAATAGCTATTAACTTAGCCCGAGAAGGGATGCGGAAGAACGCTGGTGGGCCATTCGGCGCAATCGTGGTAAAAAATCAGGAAATTGTTGGTTATGGTCACAATCAAGTGACCTCATCTCACGATCCTACCGCCCACGCGGAAGTGGTTGCCATTCGGGATACCTGCCAAAAGCTGGGTACTTTTGAGCTAAACGGTTGTATCATCTATACCTCCTGCGAACCCTGCCCTATGTGTTTGGGAGCTATTTATTGGGCGCGCATTGATCAGGTAGTTTTTGCTGCCACCCGGCATGATGCTGCCCAAGCTAACTTTGATGACGAGTGGCTCTATCAGGAGATTCCTCTGGTTTGGGAGGAGAGAAAACTAGATTATCAGCAAATTGGGCAAAGTGAAGCTGTTAAACTGTTTGAAGAGTGGAATGCTAAATTGGATAAGGTTCGCTACTAG
- a CDS encoding DUF3108 domain-containing protein produces MSLTYSADSVTGEMNANGQQIAIDHAVEQALFAEGAGASKIIAKLPLKEDYQTTYQNLYLQSNQMKTMVLEVTSEEEVTVPAGTFKTYRVEVKSANSDAGQTEIWVDQASHKAVKSKAVIPAMR; encoded by the coding sequence ATGAGTCTTACCTACTCGGCCGATAGTGTGACCGGAGAGATGAACGCCAACGGACAGCAAATAGCTATTGACCACGCCGTAGAGCAAGCCCTGTTTGCCGAAGGAGCCGGAGCTAGCAAGATCATTGCCAAGCTACCGCTGAAGGAAGACTATCAGACTACTTATCAGAACTTGTATCTTCAGTCGAACCAGATGAAAACGATGGTGTTGGAGGTAACCAGTGAGGAAGAAGTAACCGTGCCAGCAGGAACCTTCAAGACCTATCGGGTAGAGGTGAAGTCTGCTAATAGTGATGCGGGTCAAACCGAAATCTGGGTAGATCAGGCTAGCCACAAGGCAGTGAAGAGTAAAGCCGTAATCCCAGCGATGAGATGA
- a CDS encoding NADPH-dependent FMN reductase, translating into MLNWIRFATRKNGMRGKLKVLGINGSASQSSSNLAILHAVAKLGKPHFDLEIIDDLSKLPHFRTELTDDNIPEELIKLRNQIEVADGVIVCTPEYVFSIPSRLKNAIEWCVSTTVFSDKPTGLITASAQGEKGHEELKLILQTVQASLAEDATLLISGVRGKVNKNGDIADHEIATAVKKLVEAFAELMGEK; encoded by the coding sequence ATGCTAAATTGGATAAGGTTCGCTACTAGAAAAAATGGCATGAGAGGAAAGCTAAAAGTTTTGGGAATCAATGGAAGTGCGAGTCAAAGTTCTTCCAACCTTGCTATTCTACACGCAGTGGCTAAACTAGGAAAACCTCATTTTGATTTAGAGATAATTGACGATCTGTCTAAGCTGCCCCACTTTAGAACAGAACTGACTGATGACAATATTCCTGAGGAACTAATTAAACTTCGTAACCAGATTGAAGTCGCCGACGGAGTAATAGTCTGTACCCCTGAGTACGTTTTTAGTATTCCAAGCCGACTTAAAAATGCTATTGAGTGGTGTGTTTCAACAACCGTATTCTCGGATAAACCTACTGGACTTATCACGGCCTCTGCTCAAGGGGAGAAGGGGCACGAAGAATTAAAATTGATTCTACAAACTGTTCAGGCTAGTCTTGCAGAAGATGCTACGCTCCTCATTTCAGGGGTGAGAGGTAAGGTGAACAAAAACGGTGATATTGCAGACCATGAAATAGCCACTGCAGTCAAAAAACTCGTTGAAGCTTTTGCTGAACTAATGGGAGAAAAGTAG
- a CDS encoding Lrp/AsnC family transcriptional regulator: MDAVDIKILNELTANARVTGAEIARKIHLSLPAVTERLRRLDKSGIIEQYTIRYNRDRLGLRLLAFIQVWIDHTISNEAKDYLIGLPEVLECHHIAGGYDLLLKVLVEDTNVLETLLTQKIKRNRAVSRTSTTVVLSTYKEEINRPHYDLPRSRKTRN, from the coding sequence ATGGACGCAGTGGATATTAAAATCCTAAATGAACTTACAGCCAATGCCCGGGTGACAGGAGCGGAAATCGCCCGCAAAATACATCTTTCGTTACCGGCTGTCACTGAGCGATTGCGAAGGCTGGATAAGTCGGGAATAATTGAGCAATACACCATTCGCTATAATCGTGACCGACTAGGATTACGTCTCCTCGCATTTATCCAAGTGTGGATTGATCATACGATCTCCAACGAGGCAAAAGACTATCTGATAGGACTTCCTGAAGTTCTAGAATGCCATCACATTGCCGGAGGTTATGATTTGTTATTGAAAGTATTAGTAGAAGATACTAATGTTTTAGAAACACTCTTGACTCAAAAGATTAAACGCAACCGCGCTGTCTCTCGGACGAGTACTACGGTGGTACTCAGTACCTATAAAGAAGAAATTAATCGCCCCCACTATGACTTACCAAGAAGTAGAAAAACTCGTAACTGA
- a CDS encoding fasciclin domain-containing protein, protein MERPIINFYRLFRFTGAFCLSLLFLASCNDDDNGGDPPSPAPTQNIVEIADGDDRFDTLVEAVIAAELNDDLSGTGPFTVFAPTDAAFDALIAATDGISSLEEISTASLIQILQYHVASGALLSSALEEGQTVPTLLTGETLTIGVNGNAVTVNGVNVVVADIEATNGVIHAVDQVLVPEGFVIVPTPKTIAEIASETESLSSLVAALGRVSSLSDAAGDETSTLTVFAPTNDAFAALLTTLTDATGNPFENLDDVPDYVLERVLQYHILGSAKTAEQLTDSEETLEGSSISVDGTTINGSVNVVDGSADIVASNGIVHVIDAVLVPEFILNSLGTVLEPAIFDAEGRFTTLVTAVERAELTGALTDDDATLTVFAPTNDAFAAYIDGSAFADASELLASDMLDDILLYHVLDATVLSSNIIAGSSSVPSFDINQDGISPEIYISNNGDDGIFLNGSSQVVAPDLEEANGVVHAINGVLVPPMNSITDIVAASAADADNPQFTLLLAALQNADDTDSDLVEVLRGNGPFTVFAPTDDAFIAAGFADADAIANADAATLRSILLYHVVSGAVFSTDLADGSVTTIGEEEFIVNVADPVTIADLNADNEDAEVTSVNILATNGVIHVINRVLLPE, encoded by the coding sequence ATGGAAAGACCAATTATTAATTTTTATCGTCTGTTCCGCTTTACCGGAGCCTTTTGTCTGAGCTTGTTATTTCTGGCCAGTTGCAACGATGATGACAATGGTGGCGATCCGCCTAGTCCGGCACCTACCCAAAACATTGTAGAGATTGCTGATGGCGACGACCGATTTGATACATTGGTAGAAGCAGTTATAGCAGCTGAGCTAAATGATGATTTATCTGGCACTGGGCCGTTTACCGTTTTTGCCCCGACCGATGCTGCTTTTGATGCATTGATAGCTGCCACTGATGGTATTAGTTCCTTAGAAGAAATCAGCACTGCGTCGCTGATCCAGATTTTGCAGTACCACGTAGCCAGTGGTGCCTTACTTTCGTCCGCACTGGAAGAGGGGCAGACCGTTCCTACGTTGCTAACCGGAGAAACTCTTACCATCGGGGTCAACGGAAATGCAGTAACCGTGAATGGGGTCAACGTAGTGGTAGCCGACATTGAAGCCACCAATGGTGTAATCCACGCGGTAGACCAAGTACTGGTTCCCGAAGGATTTGTGATTGTACCAACTCCGAAAACTATTGCTGAAATTGCTTCTGAAACCGAATCACTAAGTTCGTTAGTTGCTGCTTTAGGACGAGTATCTAGCTTGTCTGATGCCGCCGGTGATGAGACCAGCACACTAACCGTATTTGCTCCTACCAATGATGCTTTTGCAGCTTTATTAACTACGCTGACTGATGCTACCGGAAACCCTTTCGAGAATTTAGACGATGTGCCCGATTATGTGCTGGAACGAGTATTACAGTACCATATTTTAGGAAGTGCCAAAACAGCCGAGCAACTGACTGATTCCGAAGAAACACTAGAAGGAAGTAGTATTAGCGTTGATGGGACAACGATCAATGGTAGTGTTAATGTGGTAGATGGATCAGCCGATATTGTAGCGAGCAATGGTATAGTTCATGTGATTGACGCTGTACTGGTTCCTGAATTTATTCTGAATAGCTTAGGCACTGTTCTAGAGCCTGCTATTTTTGATGCCGAAGGACGATTTACTACGCTAGTAACTGCCGTTGAAAGAGCGGAACTTACTGGTGCGCTTACTGATGACGATGCTACTTTAACGGTGTTTGCTCCTACCAACGATGCATTTGCCGCCTACATTGATGGCAGTGCCTTTGCCGATGCCTCGGAGTTATTGGCTTCTGATATGTTGGATGATATTTTACTGTACCACGTATTAGATGCCACTGTTCTCTCATCAAATATTATTGCGGGATCATCTTCAGTACCTAGTTTTGATATCAATCAAGATGGTATAAGCCCAGAAATCTATATTAGCAACAATGGTGATGATGGTATCTTCCTGAATGGAAGTTCGCAAGTGGTTGCTCCTGACTTAGAAGAAGCAAACGGCGTAGTACACGCAATTAATGGTGTGTTAGTACCACCCATGAATTCTATTACTGATATTGTAGCAGCTTCTGCTGCTGATGCTGATAACCCTCAGTTCACCTTACTATTAGCAGCTCTACAAAATGCTGATGATACTGATAGTGATTTAGTTGAGGTGCTAAGAGGTAATGGGCCGTTCACCGTATTTGCCCCTACTGATGATGCCTTCATCGCGGCTGGGTTTGCTGATGCTGACGCTATAGCTAATGCTGACGCTGCTACGTTGCGGTCTATCTTACTCTATCACGTAGTTTCTGGAGCGGTATTTTCTACTGATTTGGCCGATGGATCTGTAACTACCATCGGAGAGGAAGAATTTATAGTAAACGTTGCTGATCCAGTAACTATCGCTGACCTTAACGCGGATAATGAAGACGCTGAAGTAACCAGCGTAAACATTCTGGCAACCAACGGAGTCATTCACGTAATTAATCGGGTATTGCTTCCTGAATAA
- a CDS encoding DJ-1/PfpI family protein yields the protein MKNLTRLLLCFSLHLHAQTTDADHSQKMNEIVVNRFDDTINIAILVYQDVVLQDFAGPMEVFSKAQKLTKGKYNTYTVSLDKQPITTEQGLLTITPSYDIHNMPAPDYLIVPGASMPVINELLNDQSLRAFITNINSTVVSICTASYLLANTGKLDEKKATTHYFVANDFKAKFPKVEVIEHVRFVDERDVITSSGITSGIDAALHVVEKNHGEKLRAMIARALQHTFKEKEPWPVAPNGMEYRGN from the coding sequence ATGAAAAATCTAACGCGGCTTTTACTATGTTTCTCATTGCATTTGCACGCACAAACCACTGATGCAGATCATTCCCAGAAAATGAATGAGATAGTGGTTAACCGCTTTGACGATACGATCAACATTGCGATACTAGTTTATCAAGATGTTGTACTACAAGATTTTGCTGGACCGATGGAAGTATTTTCTAAAGCTCAGAAGCTAACGAAAGGAAAGTATAATACCTATACAGTGAGCTTAGATAAACAGCCAATAACTACCGAGCAGGGTCTACTGACCATCACTCCATCTTATGATATTCATAATATGCCGGCTCCCGATTATTTAATTGTACCCGGAGCAAGTATGCCTGTTATCAATGAGTTACTTAACGATCAGTCCCTGCGCGCTTTCATTACTAACATTAACTCAACCGTAGTATCTATTTGTACTGCTTCGTACCTCTTGGCTAACACCGGGAAATTGGATGAAAAAAAAGCCACAACGCACTATTTTGTGGCTAATGATTTTAAAGCTAAGTTTCCCAAAGTTGAGGTAATTGAACACGTTCGGTTTGTAGACGAAAGAGATGTAATCACCTCTTCGGGCATCACCTCGGGAATTGATGCAGCATTGCACGTTGTAGAAAAAAATCACGGCGAAAAATTACGTGCTATGATTGCCCGGGCTTTGCAACATACATTTAAAGAGAAGGAACCTTGGCCAGTAGCACCTAACGGAATGGAATATAGAGGAAACTAA
- a CDS encoding glycoside hydrolase family 97 protein: MVTSVPSPSENITVDFTLLEDGTPSYSVTQGETPVIQPSTLGFEFENQSALMNGLEITGTDTGSDDETWEMPWGEQRTVRNRYNELVVHLQEKEAPNRPLDIYFRAYNDGVAFRYHFPEQQGVDTLIITDEKTQFSLAGDHTCWWQPGDWDIYEHLYNTSSFTKIDAIAKRDHPDLNSSYIPENAVNTPITMRTADGLHLSFHEAALVDYAGMTLRIDPENLRMESGLVGSDRLGYKVKRGLPFSTPWRTIQISEDAAGLIESKLIVNLNEPNKLGDISWFTPMKYVGIWWEMHLGISTWDMEGTQDMSTYTTDQVTGSKHGATTENAKKYIDFASENGIKGLLVEGWNTGWDHWIGFEDREGVFDFITSYPDYDIEEVVRYGREKGVELIMHHETSAAPRTYEQQMDTAYALMQSLGIHSVKSGYVGPIIPKGEYHHGQWMVNHYNNAAIKAADYQIAINAHEPIKATGLRRTYPNMIAREGLRGQEFNAWASDGGNPPEHLPIIAFTRMLSGPIDFTPGVFNIKMEPYKEGNQVNTTLAHQLALYVVIYSPVQMAADLPESYEGQPAFQFIRDVGVDWEQTKVLNGEIGDFVTIAREERETGSWFVGGITDEEARTITVNFDFLEAEPEYIATLYRDGADAHWDDNPTSIEIERIEANSSTELPIELAPGGGFAISLMKQ, from the coding sequence ATGGTAACTTCTGTTCCCTCGCCCTCCGAAAATATTACAGTTGACTTTACTCTACTGGAAGATGGTACTCCTAGCTATTCAGTTACCCAAGGGGAAACTCCGGTGATTCAACCGTCCACCTTGGGTTTTGAATTTGAGAACCAATCCGCGTTGATGAATGGGTTGGAAATTACGGGAACGGATACTGGCTCAGACGATGAAACCTGGGAAATGCCCTGGGGCGAGCAACGAACGGTACGAAACCGCTACAATGAGTTGGTAGTGCATTTACAAGAGAAGGAAGCCCCTAACCGCCCACTGGATATTTACTTTCGGGCGTATAATGATGGCGTAGCATTTCGCTATCATTTTCCTGAACAGCAAGGGGTAGACACGCTGATTATTACCGACGAGAAAACACAGTTCTCCCTGGCTGGCGATCATACTTGCTGGTGGCAACCTGGCGACTGGGACATCTACGAACATTTGTACAACACCAGCTCGTTCACCAAAATTGATGCCATCGCTAAACGTGATCATCCTGACCTGAACTCATCCTATATTCCTGAAAACGCAGTGAATACACCCATCACGATGCGAACCGCCGATGGACTGCATTTAAGTTTTCACGAAGCGGCTCTAGTTGACTACGCCGGAATGACCTTAAGGATTGACCCGGAGAATTTACGAATGGAAAGTGGTCTAGTGGGTTCTGACCGCTTAGGCTACAAAGTAAAACGGGGCCTACCGTTTAGCACTCCTTGGCGCACCATTCAGATTAGCGAAGATGCCGCCGGGCTGATTGAGTCTAAGCTGATCGTTAATTTGAACGAACCCAACAAACTGGGCGACATCAGTTGGTTCACCCCTATGAAGTACGTCGGCATTTGGTGGGAAATGCACTTAGGAATTTCTACCTGGGATATGGAAGGTACTCAGGATATGTCGACCTATACTACTGACCAAGTAACTGGTAGCAAACACGGCGCGACTACCGAAAATGCTAAAAAATACATAGACTTTGCCTCAGAAAATGGTATCAAGGGTTTACTGGTAGAAGGTTGGAATACGGGCTGGGATCATTGGATTGGCTTTGAAGATCGGGAAGGAGTCTTTGATTTTATCACCTCTTACCCAGATTATGATATTGAAGAAGTGGTGCGTTACGGGCGAGAGAAAGGAGTAGAACTAATTATGCACCACGAAACTTCGGCTGCCCCCCGCACCTACGAACAACAGATGGATACCGCTTACGCCCTGATGCAATCGCTAGGAATTCACTCGGTGAAGTCGGGTTACGTGGGACCAATCATTCCGAAGGGGGAATACCATCACGGGCAGTGGATGGTCAATCATTACAATAATGCCGCTATTAAAGCAGCGGATTATCAGATAGCAATAAACGCCCACGAGCCGATAAAAGCTACCGGACTACGCCGAACGTATCCCAACATGATTGCCCGCGAAGGTTTACGCGGGCAAGAATTTAATGCCTGGGCATCAGACGGGGGAAACCCACCCGAGCACCTACCGATTATTGCGTTTACCCGAATGCTTAGCGGACCGATTGATTTTACTCCAGGGGTGTTTAATATCAAGATGGAGCCGTATAAAGAAGGCAATCAGGTAAATACGACCTTAGCCCACCAACTCGCACTGTACGTGGTCATCTACAGTCCGGTACAAATGGCCGCCGACTTACCCGAAAGCTACGAAGGGCAACCCGCCTTCCAGTTTATTCGCGACGTAGGCGTTGATTGGGAACAAACCAAAGTGCTCAATGGTGAAATAGGCGACTTTGTGACTATTGCCCGCGAAGAGCGAGAAACCGGTAGCTGGTTTGTAGGTGGTATCACCGATGAAGAGGCCCGCACAATTACGGTTAATTTCGATTTCCTGGAAGCCGAACCCGAGTACATTGCTACGCTCTACCGCGATGGTGCTGATGCTCACTGGGATGATAATCCTACCAGTATCGAGATTGAGCGTATTGAAGCAAATTCTTCTACCGAGTTACCCATTGAACTAGCTCCGGGTGGTGGCTTTGCCATTAGTTTGATGAAGCAGTAG
- a CDS encoding DUF5367 family protein: protein MNRQNKIFFLGYGLVVWFLATVSFKFIGFDENIMWLNFLLLVVGMPLLNIVGYRWRKVSGNDKAKASALFAFSGMMLDSFLILFYPYIFTVDRFSLMPSEGHYLAAWLLFGNSITFLTAIIASEIEARKVTTTHQVAS from the coding sequence ATGAACAGACAAAACAAAATTTTCTTTCTAGGCTACGGGTTGGTTGTATGGTTCTTGGCTACAGTAAGCTTTAAATTTATAGGTTTCGACGAAAACATCATGTGGTTGAATTTTTTACTACTTGTTGTTGGAATGCCCTTATTAAATATCGTAGGTTATCGCTGGCGTAAAGTCAGCGGTAATGATAAAGCAAAGGCTTCCGCTTTATTCGCTTTTTCAGGAATGATGCTAGACTCCTTTCTCATACTATTTTACCCTTACATTTTCACAGTGGATCGCTTTTCTCTAATGCCCAGCGAGGGGCACTATCTAGCAGCCTGGCTATTGTTCGGAAACAGTATCACATTTCTGACAGCTATTATTGCCTCAGAGATAGAAGCAAGAAAAGTAACTACTACCCATCAAGTTGCATCATAA
- a CDS encoding DUF2490 domain-containing protein produces the protein MHQRFTLFTLLFLIFALPNVGWGQDLTEAPDDPQIPDRVVNRQTGIWHGVYTKYQIGERLFYYGEYHVRRTDYYQNMRNLYLRFGVTYLLDKYLEVTGGFVNPYTWASDPEDTERFDPVVPEFRFWEQLLYVQSVGRVKFYHQLRFEQRWKRKNDIGADYKYSNRWRYRFTTYVPINDYTLRPGVLFGSFYNEIFIQNGKHIQYNNFEENRTVLGLGYILNNSLQFQAMYMWTYGQQSAFEFRQRDIIRFNIYHNLDLRRDR, from the coding sequence ATGCACCAAAGATTTACGCTATTTACGTTACTCTTTTTAATATTTGCACTGCCCAACGTAGGTTGGGGGCAAGACCTTACTGAGGCCCCCGATGATCCGCAGATTCCTGATCGGGTAGTTAATCGCCAAACCGGAATTTGGCACGGAGTATACACCAAGTACCAAATAGGTGAGCGCCTGTTTTATTACGGTGAGTACCACGTGCGCCGCACCGATTACTACCAAAACATGCGTAACCTTTACCTGCGGTTTGGGGTTACTTACTTGCTGGACAAATACCTGGAAGTGACCGGGGGCTTTGTAAACCCCTACACCTGGGCTTCCGACCCGGAAGATACCGAACGTTTTGACCCCGTGGTGCCGGAGTTCCGCTTTTGGGAGCAACTGCTCTATGTACAATCGGTGGGGCGAGTTAAATTCTACCATCAGCTTCGGTTCGAGCAGCGGTGGAAGCGAAAGAATGATATTGGTGCCGACTATAAATACTCTAACCGATGGCGGTATCGCTTTACAACTTACGTACCGATCAACGACTACACTCTACGGCCCGGTGTGCTGTTCGGGTCATTCTACAACGAAATTTTTATTCAGAACGGCAAGCATATTCAGTACAATAATTTTGAGGAAAACCGAACCGTACTTGGGTTAGGCTATATTCTGAATAATAGCTTACAATTTCAGGCGATGTACATGTGGACTTACGGCCAGCAAAGTGCCTTTGAATTCCGCCAACGTGATATTATCCGCTTCAACATCTACCATAATCTGGATTTGCGGAGGGATCGCTAA
- a CDS encoding Crp/Fnr family transcriptional regulator, protein MTKEQLSVFDSLSKEALAEILQISSTINLTKKHLILEPNKYSNDLFLVLKGCLKQYYFKEEKEVVFRLIAENEFCCSAYALITGGKTFEYIETTEEAMLLRINYQKLSQLYNQRIDVANLGRRLTEQYFVHEQDRLLSIVFKTPKERYSAFMQKNGNLVQRFPLGTIASFLGMTQETLSRLRAKRF, encoded by the coding sequence ATGACTAAAGAACAATTATCTGTTTTTGATTCCTTATCTAAAGAGGCTTTAGCCGAGATCTTACAAATAAGCAGTACTATAAATCTTACAAAAAAGCATCTTATTTTAGAACCCAATAAATATTCTAACGACTTGTTCTTAGTCTTGAAAGGCTGCCTTAAACAGTACTATTTTAAGGAAGAAAAAGAGGTCGTCTTTAGGCTAATCGCGGAAAATGAGTTTTGTTGCTCAGCATATGCATTGATCACTGGTGGCAAAACTTTCGAGTACATAGAAACTACCGAAGAGGCTATGCTTCTTCGTATCAATTATCAGAAACTCTCACAGCTTTACAACCAAAGGATAGATGTTGCTAATTTGGGTCGTCGTTTAACTGAACAGTACTTCGTTCACGAACAAGACCGACTGCTATCTATCGTATTTAAAACACCCAAAGAGCGATATTCAGCATTTATGCAAAAAAATGGCAATTTAGTTCAGCGGTTTCCATTAGGTACTATTGCTTCTTTTCTGGGAATGACTCAAGAAACATTGAGCAGACTACGCGCTAAGCGATTTTGA
- a CDS encoding glycoside hydrolase family 43 protein: MRQLIYGYLVLLTAATIGCTSSPTETTTATDSTARAGNPVFDGWYADPEGIVFGDEYWIYPTYSAAFEEQTFMDAFSSSDLVNWQKHSRIIDTTAVKWARQAMWAPAAIEKDGQYFLFFAANDVQRPGRPFWDENNDINHFGGIGVGVADSPAGPFRDYLGEPLIADFYNDAQPIDQFVFEDTDGTYYIFYGGWGHCNLGKLNDDFTALLPWNDSAMVKEITPEGYVEGPFVFLRNEQYYFMWSEGNWTDSTYTVAYAIADQIDGPYQRMGTILSSEPGLATGAGHNSALRVPGTDEWYMVYHRRPIPNEGRDHRVTCIDRLSFNDDGTIQPVKMTREGVQARPIIK, translated from the coding sequence ATGAGACAACTTATTTATGGATACTTAGTGCTACTGACTGCTGCTACCATCGGATGTACCAGTAGCCCTACCGAAACTACAACTGCTACCGACAGTACTGCTCGAGCGGGTAACCCCGTTTTTGATGGGTGGTACGCCGACCCGGAAGGTATCGTTTTTGGTGATGAGTACTGGATTTACCCCACGTATTCGGCTGCTTTTGAGGAGCAAACCTTCATGGACGCTTTTTCCTCTTCCGATTTAGTAAACTGGCAGAAGCACTCCCGTATCATTGATACGACTGCCGTAAAGTGGGCTCGGCAAGCTATGTGGGCTCCGGCAGCAATAGAAAAAGATGGGCAATATTTCTTGTTCTTTGCGGCCAATGATGTGCAACGGCCGGGACGACCATTTTGGGACGAAAACAACGACATCAATCACTTTGGGGGAATTGGAGTAGGAGTGGCCGACTCACCTGCTGGTCCTTTCCGAGACTATTTGGGCGAACCATTGATTGCTGATTTTTACAACGATGCCCAACCTATCGATCAGTTCGTTTTTGAAGATACCGACGGCACGTACTATATCTTCTACGGTGGTTGGGGGCATTGTAATCTGGGCAAACTCAACGACGACTTTACTGCCCTACTACCCTGGAACGATAGCGCAATGGTAAAAGAAATTACCCCGGAGGGCTACGTAGAAGGGCCTTTTGTGTTTTTACGTAATGAACAGTACTACTTTATGTGGTCGGAGGGTAACTGGACGGATAGTACGTATACCGTAGCCTACGCCATAGCTGATCAAATAGATGGGCCTTACCAGCGTATGGGTACTATTTTATCGTCTGAGCCCGGCTTGGCTACGGGTGCGGGGCACAATTCAGCCCTTCGGGTGCCTGGTACCGACGAGTGGTACATGGTCTACCACCGCCGCCCCATTCCCAATGAAGGCCGCGACCATCGGGTAACCTGCATTGATCGATTATCATTCAACGATGATGGCACCATTCAACCGGTGAAGATGACGCGTGAGGGGGTACAGGCTCGGCCTATTATCAAATGA